In Mustela lutreola isolate mMusLut2 chromosome 16, mMusLut2.pri, whole genome shotgun sequence, the genomic window CCCTTTAAATCCTAAGCTCCACCTTTGTTTAGAAGGGTCTTTGGGGGAGTATAAAAGGAGGGTGTAGTTCCTCTCTGCTCCAAAAAAGCACCTGCTGCTCTTGCCCAACGGCCCCCACGCCCTGGCTTCTCTCTAGCGGCCCCCCTcttcccgcccccccgcccccggcctggGAGCCATGCAGCTGCCGCCCTTTGACATGTGGAAGGACTACTTCAACCTGAGCCAGGTGCTTTTGGCCCTGATCCAGAGTGGGGGGCAAAGGCCCGAGGCCCAGGGGAATGGGGACCCGAGGCCCGGGCCTTCTCTGGGGCCGGAGCAGGGCGTGGGAGGGCCAGGGGCCGGCAGAGGCCTGGCCACCCTGTGTAATTTCTGCAAGCACAACGGGGAATCGCGGCACGTCTACTCCTCACACCAGCTGAAGACCCCAGAGGGCGTGGTGGTGTGCCCTATCCTGCGGCATTATGTGTGTCCTCTGTGTGGGGCCACCGGGGGCCAGGCCCACACGCTCAAGTACTGTCCACTCAACGGCGGCCAGCAGTCTCTCTACCGCCGCAGCGGGCGCAATTCGGCCGGCCGCAAGGTCAAGCGCTGAGGACACAAGGTGCCCACCCCGCAGCAGCCCCCCGATCCTCCTGGTCCAGTCCCTGCCAAGTCCCCGgaccctcccccccaactcccccAGCCCTTGGGAGCTTCTGGCTCCCAGAGCTCCATCCCTGCTGGATCCTGAAACACTGGAGACTACTGGGGAACCAGGCCAGCTCTGCCCCACGGGGGATCTCGCAGGACTTGGAGTTCTGAACTGGGGGTGTCTGTGGATTCTGGGTGCAGCAGGACTGCACGGCCTTGGGGCTCCTTCTGGGCCCCCCCTTctggcccccccccccaccgttcAAGGCTCTTTTTCGTCTTTCCCGGGCTGCTGGGGATGCGAGCACTGCCTGCCCCCTTGACTTCTCAGCCCCGTGGTTCCATTCCTTCTGGAGTTCTTGGACCAGTAGACCTACAGGACCCAGCGTGCTCTCCTAGGCCCGCCCTTAGAATTTGAAGAGTGAGCAAGACTGGCTTGGACGCTTGAGCTGAGAACTTCCAAGATGGGATTCTGACGCGAAACCTGCCTTGTCCACCTTCTTCAGCTACCTGTAGACCCACCGGTTTCATCACAGACCCCCCTGGACTgttccttccctgccccagcAGCCCATTCCATCGGGAGCTGGGAAAGGGAGGGGACACGCTGCagcgttgggggtgggggggtgcgggggagggaTCTGGTCTTCCAAGGCTTCTCTGGGAGAGGAGAGCCTTGGGGTGCACGGACACCCCTCAGCTCCCCCTGGTCAACCTTCTTGTTTCACTGCACTCTCATCCCCAACCAAAAGTCACCGCTGGGCGGTTCCCCAGCGGGAGGAGGGCATCTCTCCACTGCCTCCCTTCCACCTTTCAAATCCTCACGGCTTgttaaaggtcttttttttttcccctcccattttttccccatcttccAACACTTAATCCGCGAAGCTCAGACAAAAAAGGGGTTTTAGTGCCCACTTGAGAAAGGCAActgccttggttttcttttaggggaaatgaaaagaaagagctcCGGTCAGATTGTAAGTTGCTCATTTTTTGGCTCAGGGTTGGGGGCCTGGTGTTCAGTTCTGGTGAATAAAGAGCGTTTCTGGTTGTCTTTGAAATCACTCTGGTTCTGTCTTCTCCCCtgggtgctgggggagggagccacGTTTGCCCCAGTATGGAGGCAGAACAGGAAGGGGTCCTGGGTTCCTCTCACCATATGCCCCCCCTTCACGTTCCCTGACACAGGTCACCTAGGGACTGGTCCCCACGTCCAAGCCTCCACCTTAACCTCAGATTCCTTTTCCATGCCCTTCCTGGGGCTCTGTCCAGgggtccccctccctccccgctaGACCACAGGTCTTCCAGGACCAACTTGATGggagttcttttttgtttgtttgtttgtcttgttttaaagattctacttatcaaagagaacacaagcagggggagcagcaggcagagggagaagcaggctcccccatgtgggactccatcccaggaccccaggaccacaacccgagccaa contains:
- the NANOS2 gene encoding nanos homolog 2, yielding MQLPPFDMWKDYFNLSQVLLALIQSGGQRPEAQGNGDPRPGPSLGPEQGVGGPGAGRGLATLCNFCKHNGESRHVYSSHQLKTPEGVVVCPILRHYVCPLCGATGGQAHTLKYCPLNGGQQSLYRRSGRNSAGRKVKR